From the genome of Medicago truncatula cultivar Jemalong A17 chromosome 2, MtrunA17r5.0-ANR, whole genome shotgun sequence:
AATCCACAAACTGACAAAAGCAACAGAAAACTAAGAACCGCCAAAGAGTTTTCGGTATTTTCTTTCAAGTTAGCTTTCAAATCAAGTGCTAGCTTCAATGCTTCTTTTACACAAGGTTTGTTATTTGgtgattaattaatttgataacAGAATTCATATTCATAAACACACAAATGGTGCTTAAGTACTGCATTACAAAGATATCTAAAATATGCACATTATTAGTGTATTAGTACCAAAATAAGCACATCATTGGTGCATAAGtacataatttacaaagaaaaccAAAATAAGCACATTACTAGTGCATTACTACCAAAATAAGCACATCATTGGTGCATAAGTACTTAACAAACAGACATCCAAAATAAGCACATTCCTTGGTACATAAGTGTCATATTACAAGGTCGTAAAGTTAATCCTTAACAACAAATGCCCTGAGTGCTGCCATACAAAGTCCGATCTTTGGATTAATTGTTTCTTGAGTCGGCTCACCATCTCTACCACAACTTTCATCACCATTATCTGCCACATTCATCTCACCATCATCAGATACAGTTTCATAcatctcatcatcatcatcaatcacaaATGGTGCTTCTGAGCTGCTACCAGGACCTTTGACAATAGTTCTCATCTTGCTTGTGCGTAGTCTTCCACTTGTTCTTCTTTGTAGTCCCAAATGTTTCACCTTTGGTTTGTTTGATTTCTTTGCAGCAGGGGCAATAGGAGGTCTTTCTGTAACCTTTACCTTCTTTTTAACATGCCCAGGACCAGTAACAACAGGAATGCCAAGAACAACAGGAGGTCTTTCTGCCATTTTCGCAAAAAAAACTGCAACTGAGTTCTGGTTTGTTGAAGAAAAGAGttaaggagaagaagaagacgaCGAAGCCAACAAGGAAGAAGAGGGTGGAAATCTGtttttacgttttttattttgattttagtccctgagcATTTGGTAATTTTGCATTATTTGTACAGGTGTGATGATTTTGGGCTGAGTCAATATTTTTGGACACGTGGATGTGCCGTGTCACTGAACCAATGCCAACTCGTGGTCTTTTTCGATGACAATGTTAATGAGGGACTAAATATAAATGGGTTCAAATATTATAGGGGTAAACTGTAACgatttttttgtagggactaaaacccaAATTCGCCCATATTATAGAGACCAAATGCACAAATAACCCtaaataaaactataaatagTTGCACTGATAGGACTATTAAGTGCCCCTCAATGGTTGTCAGAATATTGAACCTACATTTTAACTTACTTGGTTTGCACTATTTGCAATCTACCTGAAAAACTAAATATATCTATCACTAGCAGAACTATAATTTTATAAGTAAAACTTAGCTATGGGGTTTttgcattttagattcattaaatatCAAGGGTGAAAAATATAATCCAACTTAGTTTGACAGAGAGTGTGTGTGATATAAAAACTGGACAAGCCTTTCAACTTGACTGAGATACACTACATTTTTCTTTACAAGACTAAGAGCGATATACTACTTtaacatcattattattatttttttaagaaaatgtagatcagattattaaaaatatcaacatcattAAACTAGATAAGAACATTTACCCGATTTGCTTCCCTCATCAAAATCTTTTATTAACGGTTCATATTGTTTTTCTCTCAACTCAGACTCCTTCCGGTGTCCATCAAATTTTTCCAGCTTTGACTCAGGATCCTTAACTTGTCCTTCAAACTGTTTCTCATTTAACTTGAGCTCTTTGACCAGTAGTTTGAACTTATTCTCATTTGTCTTGAGTTCTTTCCATCGTTCTTCAAATTGCTTCTCTTTTGATTTGAGTTCCTTAACTTGACCTTTGAACTCCTCCTCCTTTGATTCAAACTCCTTCACTTGACCTTTGAATTCCCCCTCTTTTGAGTGGAACTCCTTCATTTGTTCTctgaatttcttttcttttgattcaAACTCCTTCACTTGTCCTTTGAGTTCCTCCTCTTTTGACTGGAACTCTTTCATTCGTTCtttgaattgattttcttttgattcaAGCTCCTTCAGTTGGCTTTCGAAATGCTTCTTTTCTGATTCCAGCTCCTTCACTCGACCTTCATGTTGCTTCTCTTTTGACTCAAGCTCCTTCATTCGGCTTTCAAAATGATTCAGTTTTGATACCAAATCATTCACTTGACCTTTAAGTTCTCTCTCGTTCAATTCATGCTCCTTCAATCGGACTTCATCTTGCTTTGCTTTCGACTCAAGCTCTTTCACTTGGCTTTCTAAATGCTTCTGTTTCAATACCATCAATACCAGTTCCTTTGCTTCGCCTTCAATTTCCCTCTCTTTTGGTTCAAACTCCTTCACTTGGCCTACACGGTTATACTTTGACTCCAACTCCTTTACTTGTCTTTCAAattgcttctttttagattccAGCTCCCTCACTTGGCTTTTAAATTCTCTCTCTTTTGATTCACACTCCTTCACTTGACCTTCATGTTGCTTCTCTTTTGCCTCAAGCTCCTTCATTCTCCTTTTGAAATGCTTCTGTTTTGATGCCAGTTCCTTCATTTGGCCTTCAAATTCCCTCTCTTTTGATTTAAACTCCTTCATTTGGTCTACGAGTTGCTGTTCTTTTGACTCTAACTCCTTGACTTGGATTTCAAAcagcttctttttagatttcaGCTCCTTCACCTGGCCTTCAAATTCTCTCTCTTTTGATGCATGCTCATTCACCCGGCCTTCATGCTGCTTCTCTTTTGATTCAAGCTCCTTGATTCGGTTTTCAAactgcttctttttagattccAGTTCCTTTACTTGGCCATCGAGTTGCTTCTCTTTAGAAGCAAGTTCCTTAAACTGTCCTTTCAATGGCATCAATTTTGTATTGAGCTCCTCCACCCAGTTATTGAAATACCTCTCTTTAGATTCCAGCTCATTCACTCGgtcttcaaattctttttcttcGGATTCATGCTCCTTCAATTGGCCTCCAAGTTGCTTCTCATTAGACTCAAGCTCCTTCATGCGGCTTTTGTAATGCATGTGTTCTGATACCAAATCATTCCCTAGCTCCTTCACTTGGCTTTCAAATTCCTTCTGTTTTGAAATGTTATCGGTGATTTGACGAAGTTCCAACTCTTTTGTCTTGAGTTCTTGCTTGCGCTCCCGAATCAATTCCTCCACCAAATAGAGCTGTCCTTCCTTTGCTACAAAATCCTTGACACATTCTTCAGTTTTTACCTGCATTTTCTTGTGAGCTTCTTCGTTAATTCTTCCAACATAACTAATTTCCTTTTGCTTATTTTCAAGTTCTCTGCAGCACTCCTCAATATCTCTCTTTATGGAATGCAATCTCTTCTTTTCTACTTGCATGTCCCTTCTGCGTTCCTCAAATGATTTTTCTATAAATGCAAGTTCTTTTTTGAGTTCGGAAATTGATTTATCAGTTGACATGGCAggaacataatcatcattgtcCTTAACGTCATTATCATCATATGGTTTCGGGGACACCTTGGATTTCTTCATCAAACAACATAAGGAATTGTTGTTATCAAATGCCCTCTTAATTGGCAGTGTAGTAGCACCCCTCTTCTTAGCAAACCTTGCTGACAaaggaacatcatcatcatcatcatcagattCAAAGTCTTCACGTGAAGCTGAATGCGATGTTTTTTTATCGAATGATGCAAGCCATTTAAAATTGAAGTGCTCTTCATCATCACCAACACAAAAAATTGGCTTATCAGAAGCCTCAACAACATCCATCATTGAACTATAGAAACTGTAAACTCTCGGATATTAAATTTACACCTCAAAATCCTGTGAAGAAAAGACAAAACCTTCAACTTTTAGGGAGTGAAAAATTTCTAGgactttaataaaataataaattatatttccaTTAGTAAAATTTTAACCAAACGAAAAATCCCTAGAAAATGGACATTCAAAGTTTTAATCATAAAACAATGggcatgtaaaaaaaaaatgtaaactttATAAAGTTTGAACATATAAAAACAGATTTAGTAGCGCTAACATTGCATGATATTGATTTTATTGAGAAATAGCATGAAGATAAAAATGTTCcagaaaaatgtagaaaagaCATGAAAAAAAGTGGAGATTTTTACCAATTAGTTCAGTTTGTGATCCACGCCGACGACGGTGAGATACAGAGTTCCGAGTTGTTGAACACGGCGGAGGGGAAGagcaagagagagagagacgagAAGACAATGTTTTCTTCAAGTCTCAAGTGACTTTGTTAGACCATATACACTATTcatatagtatatatattttgattttgtttttattaatatatataactCAACTCCTAAAAATATCGAAATTGGTCTTATaggtcctagctcaactgacaaaaataccgaaattgttaggccggatgtcatgacggggttcgaactccgatatCTCCactttatgtgtgtgagtttatgatgacTTTATCAtctcgtctatctaccaaatatatatatatatatatatatatatatatatatatatatatatatattgaaattgttATTTCAGTTCGAATCGTGACACATCCACTCTTAATATGAGTTTACGATGGTTTTATCATTTcgtttctctaaaaaaagataatatgtAGGATATTGTTCGATACTTTTCGACGAATatcttaaaaatatcaaatttttatatttttttactaaagaccaattaaaaatatcaatggttaaaattttacattaacatatataaaatagttAACTAAGTATGTGTTTGGTATCACATTAGACGTGTTACCGTGATTTTGCAGAAGCTACAAAATAtaacttaaaaatcaaagtGGATAATCATTGTTTTAACCTATCCACTCCAATACCAAACATAAGTTAAGCCACTTGTTCTAGGTTGTTCTAAGAAGGAGAGAGTATTGtctataatactccctccgtctcttaATGGATGACttagttgacaatatacattattgacttgacatactttgactacatttttctactaattcacaaagataaataatatcatgtaagatgttgttggattcgtctcgatgaatatttttaaaatattaaattttcataattttttttagtagataattgaagatatcaaagataaaatatatgtattggTAAGTGTGTCGAAGTCAACTAGATCATCTGTTGAGGAAAGGAGGgagtaacaatttttattaccACCATAATGCTATAATTACCCCAACTAAATCTCACCAACTTAATGTCATTTGGAGTACATCACACAATTGATACCCATTCCTTTCCCAATGCACTTTTTCCTTCAGGCAATGTACTATCTTTTGGTTTTTCCACTTAAATGAGGAAGATGATCCTAGGTAGCAGCTAGGATCTCGCTTCATGCCATCGATGCTGCATTAATACAAACTTTGGTTCATGTCATTATTTCAACATGTACTTACTACAACATGCTAATGTTTTTTAGGCAATTCTCTTTGTTCTCAATGTCAATagtaatgtttttgttttaagaatGTACTAAGGAATATTTAAAAGTGAATGTCAACATGTGTTCGGACACGTGTTAATATattacaaatatatattatattttagaaattgtgtcaatttatatttttaaaagttaaaaattaaattattttagtaaatatttgttatttgtagaATCCTTGGTATGTGTcttttataatatcaaatacAAAAGTATAGGTCAAATTTTCAATAATTAAGGTATGAAGATGAAAttagaagaataaaaaatattccaaTAAAATTTGGTAGTAATGTAAATTTCTTTTACGCTTAGACTAAATTAAACAACCTTACAAGTTACAATGCCATCCTTTTAAGTTATTTCCTAAAATACTTTTATAACTATCTACTTCTGTGTGTTTTGGTTGGATGTATGTGAAgaacaaaaaattacattgtTGATCGATGTATggaaattattttcttattatatgcTATAAATATAGAGAATTGTTTACATTAACCTCACAAAAGTTATCAATATATTAAAGACtcaaacttgtcaaaaaaaaaaatattaaagactCAAAGAACACTCACAAaagaatttacattaacctcaCCCAAAAGCACTAGTTGGGGTTTGAACTCAAAAAAGTTATTAGCTGAAAATAACATACAATCGGGTTAACCGTAAGCCAAATCAAAGGTAGTTAAATCCAATGTAGTCAAACAATATATTACaccaaaatagtattttttttttccctataatatagtatattttaagttaaaatagtgtatcttaaaaaaaaatgccatgTATTCCCTTCACAGTTAAGATGACAACAAAACTAGTGCCATATCAAAGttatattaaacaataaaagtaaaaatgaagTAAATAAAATGATGAACTAGAGAAAATGAAACTATAAACCTTTATCAAAACAAAGGAAGTTCCTGGAATAATCAAGCAGTGACAGAACCACTATTAAGTATCAAATCCGAACAAGGGCTCAATGCTCCTTGCATTTGCGATTGAACACTGAGACAGAGACGAAGATGGTGAAACCTTTACTTTAGTGTTTGAATTGGGAGAATGATCTTGtgtaaatatattttgcaaTGACGGTTCCATTGCTAATCACAGAGCCGCCAAAACTTTTATTGAACCAATGACGATTTCCATTACCACATTTCTTTACATTAGGTTTTTCTAGCACAAATCTTTCTTTATTCTTCTCAACCAAGTGATATGCACAGCTGAATCAAATTGCTTCCTCCTTATAAGATTCTCAACAAAATCTGCGAggtccaaaaaaattaatttcatcaaaactCAACACTTACTAGAACAAACATTAAATAAGTTATagttaacaaacaaaaacttaCCGGATTAGACTGAATATTTAAAATTCGTTAAACCATTTAGAAAATGGAAGAGATGCGTAAAAAGAGAGATAAATTTCAAGTATATTTCATTTTACAAGCATTAACACAAAGATGTCAATTTTCTCTTAACAAATGACAGAACTGAAACAAAATGAAGCCAATTACACAAAATGAAGCCAATTTCAAGTCTATTTTGTACCAACGGGTAATATCTTAAGGGTcagctaacttgtgcccttaaggcacatgttaaggaaccTAAAAAGAGCAACTTTGCATtggaaaacataatattttaactttcaAGAAGTTGAATGCACGACATTTAatatgtatatttctataatgagttccttaacatgtgcccttgaGCGAACAAGTTAGCATTTGCCATATCTTAATCATAGCATCTTTGTATCTATTCTGTGTAGTTTTTACTTATCATCTAAAAGTAATTGACCTGAGCAAATTTAAACAACAGTGGTCCGATTTCTTAAAAAGGTTCATTTCACCTATTTCCTTTACTATCTCGGATACAAGCAAGGAACTTAAGGTTTTTATCATGAATAGCTATTAGTTAACCACCTTATCCTGACTGTTGATCAGAATGGCAGGGAAATCATAAACAGAATATtacttgaaattaaaaaaaataaaaaatctcacCATATGAGAAAATGACAGAAACATGAACTAGAAGCTTATAACTGTTAGCGGCCAACTCTCGggtgggatttagtcccacatcggatagataggaattttgagaagagtttataaagaggaggcactcctcacagtacaagccggttttgtacggatgagttaggcctcgaTATTCGTTACAATAACACCATTACacgaaaataaattcaaaaagagATTCACAGAAAGACTTGAGATACATTAGCTATATTTTCCATTTTGGCTCCACTTGTTCAATTCAATGTACCACGTAAGAATTCATAATCGATAATCCAACTCTACAAGGACATTCCTAGATCAATAAGACACATCTAATGATTTGAAGTTAATTCAAAAAACCTCATACCAAATTAAGAAAACATTTGCAAACCATATTTGAAACATGGTTCTAAGATTCAACATTATCAAATAGAATATGAAGCTAACTTACCAGAAACTTTATTTGCAAAACCCAGGGTCTCAAACAACTCAACTGCTATCTTGTGCTGAGCAACAAATGCAAAAAGCTCCAACACTTCATCTTCATTGAAATAAGTAACCAATTGGTAAATTGACAAAAGCAGTAGAAAACCGAGAACCAAATTATTTTCAGTATTTTCTTCCATATTAGCTTTCAAATCAAGAGCGAGCTTCAATGCTTCTTCTTTTACACAAGTTTTAATATGTGGTGAGATTTTCATCAGTTGTTCTAGCAGAAAGATGTGGTTCTCTTCAATAATCGCATCATTGTCTCCCTTCTTATACTTTTGAATAATGGGGTTCTGTATTATATCCAAAACAGCATGTGCTGGATCTGAAAATCCTTGCAGATTGACTTGAATGTCATCACCAGGGGACTCAGGTTCATCAGTCTGCTCAAATGGGAGCAACTGCAAACTTGTTCCAACAATGGCAGGACTAAATTCATCATCCATGTAACATGTATCTGCATATAAAG
Proteins encoded in this window:
- the LOC25487790 gene encoding COP1-interactive protein 1 isoform X1 gives rise to the protein MMDVVEASDKPIFCVGDDEEHFNFKWLASFDKKTSHSASREDFESDDDDDDVPLSARFAKKRGATTLPIKRAFDNNNSLCCLMKKSKVSPKPYDDNDVKDNDDYVPAMSTDKSISELKKELAFIEKSFEERRRDMQVEKKRLHSIKRDIEECCRELENKQKEISYVGRINEEAHKKMQVKTEECVKDFVAKEGQLYLVEELIRERKQELKTKELELRQITDNISKQKEFESQVKELGNDLVSEHMHYKSRMKELESNEKQLGGQLKEHESEEKEFEDRVNELESKERYFNNWVEELNTKLMPLKGQFKELASKEKQLDGQVKELESKKKQFENRIKELESKEKQHEGRVNEHASKEREFEGQVKELKSKKKLFEIQVKELESKEQQLVDQMKEFKSKEREFEGQMKELASKQKHFKRRMKELEAKEKQHEGQVKECESKEREFKSQVRELESKKKQFERQVKELESKYNRVGQVKEFEPKEREIEGEAKELVLMVLKQKHLESQVKELESKAKQDEVRLKEHELNERELKGQVNDLVSKLNHFESRMKELESKEKQHEGRVKELESEKKHFESQLKELESKENQFKERMKEFQSKEEELKGQVKEFESKEKKFREQMKEFHSKEGEFKGQVKEFESKEEEFKGQVKELKSKEKQFEERWKELKTNENKFKLLVKELKLNEKQFEGQVKDPESKLEKFDGHRKESELREKQYEPLIKDFDEGSKSERPPVVLGIPVVTGPGHVKKKVKVTERPPIAPAAKKSNKPKVKHLGLQRRTSGRLRTSKMRTIVKGPGSSSEAPFVIDDDDEMYETVSDDGEMNVADNGDESCGRDGEPTQETINPKIGLCMAALRAFVVKD
- the LOC25487790 gene encoding involucrin isoform X2 — protein: MMDVVEASDKPIFCVGDDEEHFNFKWLASFDKKTSHSASREDFESDDDDDDVPLSARFAKKRGATTLPIKRAFDNNNSLCCLMKKSKVSPKPYDDNDVKDNDDYVPAMSTDKSISELKKELAFIEKSFEERRRDMQVEKKRLHSIKRDIEECCRELENKQKEISYVGRINEEAHKKMQVKTEECVKDFVAKEGQLYLVEELIRERKQELKTKELELRQITDNISKQKEFESQVKELGNDLVSEHMHYKSRMKELESNEKQLGGQLKEHESEEKEFEDRVNELESKERYFNNWVEELNTKLMPLKGQFKELASKEKQLDGQVKELESKKKQFENRIKELESKEKQHEGRVNEHASKEREFEGQVKELKSKKKLFEIQVKELESKEQQLVDQMKEFKSKEREFEGQMKELASKQKHFKRRMKELEAKEKQHEGQVKECESKEREFKSQVRELESKKKQFERQVKELESKYNRVGQVKEFEPKEREIEGEAKELVLMVLKQKHLESQVKELESKAKQDEVRLKEHELNERELKGQVNDLVSKLNHFESRMKELESKEKQHEGRVKELESEKKHFESQLKELESKENQFKERMKEFQSKEEELKGQVKEFESKEKKFREQMKEFHSKEGEFKGQVKEFESKEEEFKGQVKELKSKEKQFEERWKELKTNENKFKLLVKELKLNEKQFEGQVKDPESKLEKFDGHRKESELREKQYEPLIKDFDEGSKSELSCSFFCENGRKTSCCSWHSCCYWSWAC